The Pseudomonas rhizosphaerae genomic sequence CATCACTTCGACCGTTACCGGCCAATCGGCGAAACGGTCGCGGAAGCTGTTGTAGTGCTGCTGGGCGAGCAGGGTGGTCGGCACCAGGATGGCCACCTGGCGGCCGCCGTGCACGGCGATGAACGCCGCGCGCATGGCCACTTCGGTCTTGCCGAAGCCGACGTCGCCGCACACCAGGCGGTCCATCGGCTTGGGCGCCAGCATGTCGTGGCGCACCGCTTCGATGGCCGACTGCTGGTCCGGGGTTTCCTCGAAAGCGAAGCCGGCGCTGAACGTGGCGTAGTCCAGGGCCGGGTCGGCGAACGCATAGCCTTCGCGCGCGGCGCGGCGGGCATAGATGTCGAGCAACTCGGCAGCCACGTCGCGCACCTGCTCGGCGGCCTTGCGCTTGGCTTTCTGCCAGGCCTCGGAGCCGAGCCGGTGCAGCGGCGCCAGGGCGTCGTCGCTGCCGGTGTAGCGGGCGATCAGGTGCAGGTTGGCCACCGGCACATAGAGCTTGGCGTTCTCGGCGTATTCCAGGGTGAGGAATTCAGCGACCTGGTTGTCGATCTCCAGCGTCGCCAGCCCCAGATAACGGCCCACGCCATGGTCGATGTGCACCACCGGCGCGCCTTCGCGCAGCTCGGTGAGGTTCTTGATGACGTTGTCGTTGGCCGCGTCGGCGCGCTTGTCGCGGCGGCGCCGCTGCATCACGCGCTGGCCAAACAGCGGGCTTTCGGCGATCAGGGCCAGGGCCGGGTCGAGAATCTGCAGCCCTTCGTCCAGCGGCGCGATGGTGATTGCCAGGCGTTCCTTGCCCTGGGCGAATTCTTCCCAACCGTCAACCGTTCTTGGGCGTACCTTGAGGCGCTCCAGCAACTCCAGCAGCACTTCGCGGCGGCCGGCGGATTCAGCGGTGAACAATACCCGCCCGGGGAACTGGTCGAGGAATCCGGCGAGCGCGGCGAGGGGCTGGCTGGCCTTGGCCTCGATGGCCAGGTCTGGCAGTTTCGCCGCAGCGAAGCGTTCGCGGCCCGGCCCCGACTCCAGGTCGTCCTGGCTGACGACGATGCGTGGCCAGGTCTTGAGTTGGGCGAAGCAGTCTTCTACCGGCATGAACAGCTCGGCGGGCGGCAGCAGTGGCCGCGCAGGATCGACCCGGCGCTCTTCGTAGCGGTTGCGCACGTCGCTCCAGAAGTGCTCGGCCGCCTGCTCGATGCCGGGCAGCGAGAACACCTGGGTGTCCTGGGGCAGGTAGTCGAACAGGGTCGAGGTTTCTTCGAAGAACAGCGGCAGGTAGTACTCGATACCGGCAGGGGTAATGCCACTGCTCAGGTCCTGAAAGATCGGGCAGCGGCGGAAATCGACGTCGAAACGCTCGCGAAAGCGTGCCTTGAAGCGGGTCACCGCTTCCTTCTGCAGGGGGAACTCGCGGGCCGGCAGCAGGCGGATCGACTCGACTTTGTCGATGGAGCGCTGGGTCTCCGGATCGAAGGTGCGCAGCGTCTCGATCTCGTCGTCGAACAAGTCGATCCGGTAGGGCAGTTTGCTGCCCATGGGGAACAGGTCGATCAGGGCGCCGCGCACGGCAAATTCGCCGTGCTCGTACACCGTGTCGACATAGCGGTAGCCGCTGGCTTCCAGGCGCGTGCGCATCTGCTCCACATCCAGGCGCTGGCCGACGTCCAGCACCAGGCTGCTGCCCAGCAGGAACTGGGTCGGCGCCAGCCGATGTAGGGCTGTGGTGATGGGCACTACCAAAACCCCGTGCGCCAGCTCGGGCAGGCGATAGAGGGCGGCGATACGCTGGGAGATGATGTCCTGGTGCGGCGAGAACAGGTCGTACGGCAGGGTTTCCCAGTCGGGGAAATGCAGCACCGGCAACTGCGGGGCGAAAAAGCGCAGTTCCTGTTCCAGCCGATCGGCGCTTTGGCTGTCGGCAGTGAGCAGCAGGGTGAAGCGCTTGGCGGCATTGGCCGCTTCGGCGATCGCCAGGCTCAAGGCAGCCCCGGGCAGGTTGCCCCAGGCGTGTTTGCCTGCCGAGGCAGGGAGTTGCGGAAGGCGCAGAACAGGCACGGGAGGTTGAGCTCCAAGCGTTGCGGCGGAAAACGAGGAGTGTACCGGGGTGGCAGTGGGCTGTCAGGTGCTGTTGTGGGGTTGCGACAATGAAGCCGCTTTCGCGGGCAGAACGTAAAAGGTCTTGGCTTTGCAGCGCTTGGCCTGCAAGGGCAGGGCCAGGCTTTTAACGGCGCGCCGCAGTCTGTCGCCATCCCTCGTCATAAAACCGCCGGGTATGATCTACCTCATTGGCAGGCCTCGGTTTTTTTGACGGCCCTATTCGCCAATCTTCACGACGTCGATAAGCGCAGATTGCTCCGGCCGCGCGGCGAAGTCATAATGTAGCCCGTTTTCTCAGCCCCTACATGTGGAAGGTTACCGTGACTCAGAAGCCCGACCAGTGTCTTGGTGAATGGATCGATCGTGAAGCTCTCGCCGAAGCGATGATTCCTTTGATCGGCCAGCTCTACCGCAATAACAACGTAGTCACCTCCATCTACGGCCGCAGCCTGATCAACCGTTCGGTGATCGAGCTGCTCAAGGCGCACCGCTTCGCTCGCCATCGCCAGTCCGATTCCTCGGAGCTGTCGGTGCACGAGACGTTCCCGCTGATCAAGGCGATGAGCGAACTCAAGCTGGGTGCGGCTTCCGTCGATCTGGGCAAGCTCGCGGTCAAGTTCAAGGAAAGTGGCAACGGGCGCAACGCCGAACAATTCGTGCGTGAAGAGTTGGCGGACGTGGTCGGCCAGCAGAACCAGGGCGAGCGTACCGGCACCGACGTGGTGCTGTACGGTTTCGGCCGCATCGGTCGCCTGCTGGCGCGCATCCTGGTCGAGAAGGCCGGTGCCGGCGACGGCCTGCGTCTGCGTGCGATCGTCGTGCGCAAGGGCGCCGACAACGACCTGGTCAAGCGCGCCAGCCTGCTGCGTCGCGACTCGGTGCACGGCTCGTTCGACGGCATCATCCATGTCGACGAGGCGAACAGCACCCTGACCGTCAACGGCAACCTGATCCAGGTCAT encodes the following:
- the mfd gene encoding transcription-repair coupling factor; this encodes MPVLRLPQLPASAGKHAWGNLPGAALSLAIAEAANAAKRFTLLLTADSQSADRLEQELRFFAPQLPVLHFPDWETLPYDLFSPHQDIISQRIAALYRLPELAHGVLVVPITTALHRLAPTQFLLGSSLVLDVGQRLDVEQMRTRLEASGYRYVDTVYEHGEFAVRGALIDLFPMGSKLPYRIDLFDDEIETLRTFDPETQRSIDKVESIRLLPAREFPLQKEAVTRFKARFRERFDVDFRRCPIFQDLSSGITPAGIEYYLPLFFEETSTLFDYLPQDTQVFSLPGIEQAAEHFWSDVRNRYEERRVDPARPLLPPAELFMPVEDCFAQLKTWPRIVVSQDDLESGPGRERFAAAKLPDLAIEAKASQPLAALAGFLDQFPGRVLFTAESAGRREVLLELLERLKVRPRTVDGWEEFAQGKERLAITIAPLDEGLQILDPALALIAESPLFGQRVMQRRRRDKRADAANDNVIKNLTELREGAPVVHIDHGVGRYLGLATLEIDNQVAEFLTLEYAENAKLYVPVANLHLIARYTGSDDALAPLHRLGSEAWQKAKRKAAEQVRDVAAELLDIYARRAAREGYAFADPALDYATFSAGFAFEETPDQQSAIEAVRHDMLAPKPMDRLVCGDVGFGKTEVAMRAAFIAVHGGRQVAILVPTTLLAQQHYNSFRDRFADWPVTVEVMSRFKSAKEVGAAVEQLAEGKIDIVIGTHKLLQDDVKIKNLGLVIIDEEHRFGVRQKEALKALRSEVDILTLTATPIPRTLNMAVAGMRDLSIIATPPARRLSVRTFVMEQNKGTVKEALLRELLRGGQVYYLHNDVKTIEKCAADLAELVPEARIGIGHGQMRERDLEQVMSDFYHKRFNVLIASTIIETGIDVPSANTIIIERADKFGLAQLHQLRGRVGRSHHQAYAYLLTPPRQQITPDAEKRLEAIANTQDLGAGFVLATNDLEIRGAGELLGEGQSGQIQAVGFTLYMEMLERAVKSIRKGEQPNLDQPLGGGPEINLRLPALIPEDYLPDVHARLILYKRIASAVDEDGLKDLQVEMIDRFGLLPEPTKNLVRLTLLKLQAEQLGITKVDGGPQGGRIEFGASTPVDPLTLIKLIQSQPKRYKFEGATLFKFMVPMERAEERFNVIEALFERLTPKAG